One Megasphaera elsdenii DSM 20460 genomic window carries:
- a CDS encoding DUF2076 domain-containing protein codes for MKKKTFIAVCMFALWMALILPAMPSSVQAAKGGGGVRVSAPKSLPAPKAVTPKTGTGTKAAPNTGNTKPIQAQPRKAESPQANTNRTTSSSRLGSVMRGVGLFAGGMFLGSMLSHFFGWGSLGWGADILGLLVNIFIFYLVIKGITSLWRWLRNRRSR; via the coding sequence ATGAAAAAAAAGACGTTTATTGCCGTTTGCATGTTTGCCTTATGGATGGCCCTGATTTTGCCGGCCATGCCGTCTTCCGTACAGGCTGCCAAAGGCGGTGGCGGTGTCCGCGTGTCGGCGCCGAAATCGCTGCCGGCGCCAAAGGCGGTGACGCCGAAAACCGGGACGGGCACAAAGGCAGCGCCCAATACGGGCAATACGAAACCCATCCAGGCTCAGCCGCGCAAGGCGGAAAGCCCGCAGGCCAATACGAACCGGACGACGTCTTCGTCCCGTCTGGGAAGCGTCATGCGTGGTGTCGGCCTCTTTGCCGGCGGCATGTTCCTGGGCAGTATGCTCAGCCATTTCTTTGGCTGGGGGTCCCTGGGCTGGGGCGCCGACATCCTCGGATTGTTAGTGAATATTTTCATTTTCTATCTGGTCATCAAAGGCATAACTTCCCTTTGGCGCTGGCTTCGCAACCGTCGAAGCAGGTGA
- a CDS encoding MATE family efflux transporter: MDESFMKERAILPLIVSMSLPAVVSMIVNSLYNIVDSLFVAMISEQAMTAVSLVFPMQNFVNAVCIGFGVGLNAIISICLGAGQKGTADVAATHGVFLAVIHGLVMTAGCIWAVPAFLWAFTQDAGLIDLGLRYAVIVFAFSTILSVDLVYEKMFQAVGRMQVTMVGLSLGCLVNIIGDPILIFGLGPIPAMGIEGAAWATGLGQTVNLLFYAFICHWRPLRVEVRRCHLHWDIELDKRLYGIGIPAALNMGLSSVFLVALNHFLAPFSPTYIFILGVYYKLQTFLSMPTNGIIQGVRPLIGYNYGAGELGRVRSIYRTTLVLNGLIMMAGLIICLTIPDVLMGWFTSRQETIAAGASALSIIAWGSVPSALSITASGALEGLGKGNPSFAITLLRYVVISLPAAWLLCRVFGPDGVWHAFWIFECLAALAAWKIYDYYAPAVTTEKEST; encoded by the coding sequence ATGGACGAGTCATTTATGAAAGAACGGGCCATTTTGCCGCTCATCGTTTCCATGTCTCTGCCAGCCGTCGTGTCGATGATCGTCAATTCGCTCTATAATATTGTCGACAGCCTGTTCGTCGCCATGATTAGCGAACAGGCTATGACAGCTGTGTCCCTGGTCTTTCCGATGCAGAACTTCGTCAATGCTGTCTGCATCGGCTTTGGCGTCGGCCTGAATGCTATCATTTCCATCTGTCTCGGTGCGGGCCAGAAGGGGACAGCTGACGTAGCCGCGACACATGGCGTCTTCCTGGCTGTCATCCATGGTTTGGTCATGACGGCAGGCTGTATTTGGGCTGTGCCGGCTTTTTTATGGGCCTTTACGCAGGATGCCGGGCTCATCGACCTAGGCCTGCGCTATGCCGTCATCGTCTTTGCCTTTTCTACGATCCTCAGCGTCGACTTGGTTTATGAAAAGATGTTCCAAGCCGTTGGCCGCATGCAGGTTACTATGGTTGGCTTGTCTTTGGGCTGCCTGGTCAACATCATTGGCGACCCGATCCTCATTTTTGGCCTGGGACCGATTCCGGCCATGGGGATTGAAGGCGCGGCCTGGGCGACGGGCTTGGGCCAGACGGTGAACCTGCTCTTCTACGCCTTTATCTGTCACTGGCGGCCGCTGCGGGTCGAAGTCCGCCGCTGCCATCTCCATTGGGATATCGAACTCGATAAACGGCTCTATGGCATCGGCATCCCGGCAGCCCTCAACATGGGCTTGTCGTCGGTTTTCCTCGTCGCCTTGAACCATTTCTTGGCGCCTTTTTCGCCGACTTATATTTTCATTCTCGGCGTCTATTATAAGCTCCAGACCTTTCTTTCTATGCCGACAAATGGTATCATTCAAGGTGTACGGCCGTTGATTGGCTATAATTACGGAGCTGGGGAATTGGGCCGCGTGCGCTCTATCTATCGGACGACGCTCGTTCTCAACGGCCTGATCATGATGGCAGGCTTGATCATCTGTCTGACTATACCGGACGTCCTCATGGGCTGGTTCACGTCTCGTCAGGAAACCATCGCAGCTGGCGCGTCGGCCTTGAGCATCATTGCCTGGGGGAGCGTGCCGTCGGCTTTGTCCATTACGGCGTCTGGCGCTCTGGAAGGGCTGGGGAAGGGCAACCCGTCCTTTGCCATCACGCTGTTGCGCTACGTTGTCATCAGCCTGCCGGCGGCGTGGCTCCTCTGCCGCGTCTTTGGCCCTGATGGCGTGTGGCACGCCTTCTGGATCTTTGAATGTCTGGCAGCGCTCGCAGCCTGGAAGATTTATGACTACTATGCCCCAGCCGTTACGACAGAAAAGGAGTCGACATGA
- a CDS encoding RrF2 family transcriptional regulator, which produces MIITRETDYAIRILRSLADLQLKNIREISDEQMVPRQFAYKISKKLERAGFIEIIRGAQGGCRLTRDLHDITLMDIINVMERENMITSCLDGDFQCPYHRRYGFCDVHEALAGVQGKLSAYLATIHLYDIMFPHGGPAPVKASGASRDAL; this is translated from the coding sequence GTGATTATTACCAGAGAAACAGATTATGCCATCCGCATTTTACGGTCCCTGGCTGATTTACAATTGAAGAATATCCGGGAAATCAGTGATGAACAAATGGTACCCCGGCAATTTGCCTATAAGATTTCTAAAAAGCTCGAACGGGCCGGTTTCATCGAAATCATCCGCGGCGCCCAGGGCGGCTGCCGCCTGACCCGGGATTTGCATGACATTACCCTCATGGACATCATCAACGTCATGGAACGGGAAAATATGATCACCAGCTGCCTGGATGGCGATTTCCAATGCCCCTATCATCGCCGTTACGGTTTCTGCGACGTCCACGAAGCCCTGGCTGGCGTACAGGGCAAGCTGTCGGCTTATTTGGCGACGATCCATTTGTATGACATCATGTTCCCCCACGGCGGCCCGGCGCCTGTGAAAGCGTCAGGGGCATCGCGGGACGCATTATAA
- a CDS encoding cyclodeaminase/cyclohydrolase family protein, which produces MDFTQFQSMPLDGLLEVTASKEPVPGGGGIAAMTAASAAALVEMVANLTIGKKGYDEIEKLMVSIRDKAHGLRQRYLDGIAEDAAAFDSVIRAVRLPKDTPDRAATVQQAFKDAAISPFELGKDIFVLLQLAEQVVRYGNAWVITDGVIATMNARAAMRSAFYSVRINLKSIKDETFVKQMINEIREIEEKAAIVEQNVEYEYRKR; this is translated from the coding sequence ATGGATTTTACACAATTCCAATCCATGCCCCTGGACGGGCTCCTGGAAGTCACGGCTTCTAAGGAACCCGTTCCCGGTGGCGGCGGCATCGCCGCCATGACGGCGGCATCGGCAGCCGCTCTCGTAGAAATGGTCGCCAACCTGACCATCGGCAAGAAAGGTTATGACGAAATCGAGAAACTCATGGTTTCCATTCGCGACAAGGCCCATGGCCTGCGCCAGCGGTACCTCGACGGCATCGCCGAAGACGCCGCCGCTTTTGACAGCGTCATCCGCGCTGTCCGCCTGCCCAAGGACACACCGGACCGGGCGGCCACGGTCCAGCAGGCCTTCAAGGATGCGGCCATATCGCCGTTTGAATTGGGGAAGGACATCTTTGTCCTCCTCCAGCTGGCAGAACAAGTCGTCCGCTACGGCAACGCCTGGGTCATCACCGATGGCGTCATCGCCACCATGAATGCCAGGGCCGCCATGCGCTCGGCTTTCTACAGCGTCCGCATCAATTTGAAATCCATCAAAGACGAAACCTTCGTGAAGCAGATGATCAACGAAATCCGCGAAATCGAAGAAAAAGCGGCCATCGTCGAACAAAACGTAGAATACGAATACCGGAAGCGGTGA
- a CDS encoding Cof-type HAD-IIB family hydrolase, with protein MKYKIIACDMDETLLSSDATICQRNIEAITAAIAKGVKFVPCTGRGFRSIEGVLRTLGLYDQADQYVIGFNGAHITENKGSRSLFWNPIPFDLADRIFRRCCAYGQCMHIYTRDVVYITNITPDEEAFLHGRMGYVPVEAESLDFIRGKEEVCKLIVTNTDYEYLQQIHAEIRPLLDDITVSFSSNRYIEFMHRGVNKGAGLWKLADLLGVPYGETLAIGDNINDTDMLKAAGLSVGVHNLNPIIRPYCDVVTDATNDEGAVAEAIEKYVL; from the coding sequence ATGAAGTATAAAATCATTGCTTGTGATATGGATGAAACGCTGCTCAGCAGCGATGCGACGATTTGCCAGCGCAACATCGAAGCCATTACGGCGGCCATCGCCAAAGGTGTAAAATTCGTTCCCTGTACGGGTCGGGGGTTCCGTTCCATCGAAGGCGTCTTGAGGACTCTGGGGCTCTACGACCAGGCGGACCAGTATGTCATTGGTTTTAATGGGGCCCATATTACGGAAAATAAGGGCAGCCGATCCCTTTTCTGGAATCCCATTCCTTTCGACTTGGCCGACCGGATTTTCCGTCGCTGCTGTGCATACGGTCAATGTATGCATATCTATACGCGTGATGTCGTCTATATCACGAATATCACACCCGATGAAGAAGCGTTCCTCCACGGCCGCATGGGGTACGTGCCCGTCGAAGCGGAGAGCCTCGATTTCATCCGCGGCAAAGAAGAAGTCTGCAAGCTCATCGTGACTAATACGGATTACGAGTATCTACAGCAGATACACGCCGAAATCCGCCCCTTGTTGGACGATATTACCGTCAGCTTTTCCAGTAACCGCTATATTGAATTCATGCACCGCGGCGTCAATAAGGGGGCGGGCTTGTGGAAACTGGCCGACCTCCTGGGCGTGCCTTATGGAGAAACCCTGGCCATTGGCGACAACATCAATGATACGGATATGCTCAAAGCGGCTGGCCTTTCCGTCGGCGTCCACAATCTCAACCCCATCATCCGCCCGTATTGCGACGTCGTCACCGACGCCACCAATGATGAAGGTGCCGTAGCCGAAGCTATCGAGAAGTATGTGTTGTGA
- a CDS encoding phosphohexomutase domain-containing protein codes for MISTEAMMKLQNGSDVRGVAVAGVPGEDVTLVPEAVNRIAAGFAKFLAKKLNKQVSDLHIAVGHDSRVSAAMMKEAVFGGLLGQGVHVTDCGLASTPAMFMSIIFEDTHMDGSIMITASHLPYNRNGLKFFTVDGGLEKSEVTEVLSLASQSSAMAVSSAAIASLDLIDLYSLHLRRKICAGLCAGMYDRPLEGMHIVVDAGNGSGGFFATKVLSELGADTTGSQFLEPDGMFPNHIPNPENADAMASIRQAVLDNKADLGLIFDTDVDRMSAVLPDGKEINRNALIAMMAAILAPDYPGSTIVTDSVTSDELTTFLQDELHLVHHRYMRGYKNVIDECIRLNEAGTVSPLAIETSGHGALSENYYLDDGAYLAVKLLIAAAKAKKEGKQLGDLIAKLGHPAEGVEFRLKITGTDGVQAYGADVLKQFEDRAAAAGISIAKPSYEGVRLVFPNGWALLRMSLHDPNMPLNIESREKGGCQQIASQVKGLLTGFEHLDTSVIQ; via the coding sequence ATGATTTCTACAGAAGCAATGATGAAATTACAGAATGGCAGTGATGTCCGCGGCGTCGCCGTTGCCGGCGTCCCCGGTGAAGACGTCACGTTGGTACCGGAAGCGGTCAACCGCATTGCCGCTGGCTTTGCCAAGTTTTTGGCGAAGAAGCTGAATAAACAGGTGAGTGACTTGCACATTGCCGTCGGCCACGATTCCCGTGTATCGGCAGCTATGATGAAAGAAGCCGTCTTCGGCGGCCTCCTCGGTCAAGGCGTCCACGTCACGGATTGCGGCCTGGCTTCGACACCGGCTATGTTCATGTCCATCATTTTTGAAGATACTCACATGGATGGCTCCATCATGATTACGGCCAGCCATTTGCCGTATAACCGCAACGGATTGAAATTCTTTACCGTCGACGGCGGTCTGGAAAAGAGCGAGGTCACGGAAGTCCTGAGCCTGGCTTCCCAGTCGTCGGCCATGGCTGTCTCGTCGGCTGCCATTGCCTCGCTGGACCTGATCGACCTCTATTCGCTGCATCTGCGCCGCAAGATCTGCGCCGGCCTCTGTGCCGGGATGTACGACCGTCCTTTGGAAGGGATGCACATCGTCGTCGATGCCGGCAACGGCAGCGGCGGATTCTTTGCCACCAAGGTCCTTTCTGAACTCGGCGCCGATACGACGGGCAGCCAGTTCCTCGAACCGGATGGCATGTTCCCGAACCATATCCCTAACCCGGAAAATGCCGACGCCATGGCGTCGATCCGCCAGGCCGTCCTCGACAACAAAGCCGACCTGGGCCTCATCTTCGACACCGACGTCGACCGCATGAGCGCCGTCCTGCCCGATGGGAAAGAAATCAACCGCAATGCCCTCATCGCTATGATGGCCGCTATCCTGGCGCCCGATTATCCTGGCAGCACCATCGTCACCGACTCGGTCACGTCGGATGAACTGACGACGTTCCTCCAGGATGAACTCCACTTGGTCCATCACCGCTACATGCGGGGCTATAAAAATGTCATCGACGAATGTATCCGCCTCAACGAGGCCGGCACGGTCTCGCCGCTGGCCATCGAAACGTCGGGCCACGGTGCGCTGAGCGAAAACTACTACCTCGACGACGGTGCCTACCTGGCGGTCAAACTGCTCATCGCTGCGGCGAAAGCCAAGAAAGAAGGCAAACAGCTCGGCGACCTCATCGCCAAACTGGGCCATCCGGCAGAAGGCGTCGAATTTCGCTTGAAAATCACCGGCACTGATGGTGTCCAGGCCTATGGCGCTGACGTGCTCAAACAGTTCGAAGACCGGGCCGCTGCAGCCGGCATTTCCATCGCCAAGCCGTCCTATGAAGGCGTGCGCCTCGTATTCCCCAACGGCTGGGCCCTGTTGCGCATGTCCCTCCACGACCCGAACATGCCGCTGAATATCGAAAGCAGGGAAAAAGGCGGCTGCCAGCAGATCGCCAGCCAGGTGAAAGGCCTGCTTACGGGCTTTGAACACCTCGATACCAGCGTAATCCAGTAA
- a CDS encoding formate--tetrahydrofolate ligase: MAKVLSDIEIAQQTKLEPITAIANQVGLTDDDLELYGKYKAKISFDAIKRLSKNEDGKLVLVTAITPTPAGEGKTLTTIGLAQALNYMGHKAVVALREPSLGPVFGIKGGAAGGGYSQVLPMEDINLHFTGDMHAITAANNLLAAAIDNHVHQGNALRIDVRRVIWKRVMDMNDRALRNIVVGMGGKVCGFPREDHFMITVASEIMAALCLASDLMDLKKRMGDITVAYDLDGNLVTARQLGVEGAMAILMKDAIKPNLVQTIEHTPALVHGGPFANIAHGCNSVVATKLAMKMGDIAVTEAGFGADLGAEKFMDIKCRFAGIKPDAVVIVATVRALKMHGGVDKKNLQEENVEALKKGFANLAKHIENMRLFDVPVVVGINKFISDTDEEIATLRKLCEDYGVEVALNNCWAEGGKGGVEMGEKVLKLLQQPKTPYKPLYDVNDSIPKKMETIVKKVYGGDGVIFEGNAQKQIKELEAFGLDKMPICVAKTQYSLSDNPALLGAPKGFKVTVKDVRVCTGAGFIVCQTSNIMTMPGLPKVPAANRMDIDENGVITGLF; this comes from the coding sequence ATGGCAAAGGTATTGAGCGATATCGAAATTGCACAGCAGACGAAATTGGAACCGATTACGGCCATTGCAAACCAAGTCGGCCTCACCGATGATGACTTGGAACTCTACGGAAAATATAAAGCAAAGATTTCTTTTGACGCCATCAAACGCCTCTCGAAGAACGAAGATGGGAAACTGGTCCTGGTCACGGCCATTACGCCGACGCCGGCCGGCGAAGGCAAGACCTTGACGACCATCGGCCTGGCCCAGGCCCTGAACTACATGGGTCATAAAGCCGTCGTCGCCCTGCGCGAACCGTCCCTGGGACCGGTCTTCGGCATCAAAGGCGGTGCTGCCGGCGGTGGTTACTCCCAGGTCCTGCCGATGGAAGACATCAACCTGCATTTTACCGGCGACATGCATGCCATTACGGCTGCCAACAACCTCTTGGCCGCAGCCATCGATAATCACGTCCACCAGGGCAATGCCCTGCGCATCGACGTGCGCCGCGTCATCTGGAAGCGCGTCATGGACATGAACGACCGGGCCCTGCGCAACATCGTCGTCGGCATGGGCGGCAAAGTCTGCGGTTTCCCGCGGGAAGACCACTTCATGATTACTGTCGCATCGGAAATCATGGCAGCCCTCTGCCTGGCCAGTGACCTCATGGACCTCAAGAAACGCATGGGCGACATCACCGTAGCCTATGACCTGGACGGCAATCTGGTCACGGCCCGCCAGCTCGGCGTCGAAGGGGCTATGGCCATCCTCATGAAGGATGCCATCAAACCGAACCTGGTCCAGACTATCGAACACACGCCGGCCCTGGTCCACGGCGGGCCTTTCGCCAATATCGCCCACGGATGTAACTCCGTCGTCGCTACTAAACTAGCTATGAAGATGGGGGACATCGCCGTTACAGAAGCCGGTTTTGGTGCCGACTTGGGTGCTGAAAAATTCATGGACATCAAATGCCGTTTCGCCGGTATCAAACCGGATGCCGTCGTCATCGTCGCCACGGTCCGTGCCTTGAAGATGCATGGTGGCGTCGACAAGAAGAACTTGCAGGAAGAAAATGTCGAAGCTTTGAAGAAGGGCTTTGCCAACCTGGCAAAACATATCGAAAATATGCGTCTCTTCGACGTGCCTGTCGTCGTAGGCATCAATAAATTTATCAGCGATACAGACGAAGAAATCGCAACGCTCCGTAAACTCTGCGAAGATTACGGCGTCGAAGTCGCCCTCAACAACTGCTGGGCCGAAGGAGGCAAAGGCGGCGTCGAAATGGGCGAAAAAGTCCTGAAACTGCTGCAACAGCCCAAGACGCCGTACAAACCGCTGTACGACGTCAACGATTCCATTCCCAAGAAGATGGAAACCATCGTCAAGAAAGTCTACGGCGGCGACGGCGTCATCTTCGAAGGCAACGCCCAGAAACAGATCAAAGAATTGGAAGCTTTTGGCCTCGACAAAATGCCGATTTGTGTGGCCAAGACGCAGTACTCCCTGTCCGATAACCCGGCGCTCCTCGGTGCGCCCAAGGGCTTCAAGGTCACGGTCAAGGACGTCCGCGTCTGCACCGGTGCCGGCTTCATCGTCTGCCAGACGAGCAACATCATGACCATGCCGGGCCTGCCGAAAGTACCGGCTGCCAACCGCATGGACATCGACGAAAACGGCGTCATTACGGGATTGTTCTAA
- a CDS encoding transketolase has protein sequence MDSKELSRHAAHVRRNIVKMVTLAQSGHPGGSLSIVDMLQVLYFDVMRIDPKRPHWPDRDRFVLSKGHTVPALYATLAERGFFPEDELWHLRQCGAMLQGNPDMNTTPGIDMTTGSLGQGLSAANGMAMTAKLDGADWRVYVIAGDGEIEEGQIWEAAMSAAQYKLDNLTLFIDHNGLQIDGSNEEVMDVMPIADKFRAFRWNVLEIDGHDYDAICAALRQAQAVKGKPTVIIAQTVKGKGVSFMENAVSWHGKAPTKEECERALRELGGEG, from the coding sequence ATGGATAGCAAAGAATTGAGCCGTCATGCGGCTCACGTGCGGCGGAATATCGTCAAGATGGTCACCCTGGCCCAGTCCGGTCATCCCGGCGGCTCTTTGTCCATCGTCGATATGCTGCAAGTCTTGTATTTCGATGTCATGCGGATCGATCCCAAGCGGCCTCATTGGCCGGACCGGGACCGCTTCGTCCTTTCCAAAGGCCATACAGTACCGGCCCTGTATGCGACGCTGGCTGAACGGGGATTTTTCCCGGAAGACGAATTGTGGCACCTGCGCCAGTGCGGTGCTATGCTCCAAGGCAATCCCGACATGAATACGACGCCGGGTATCGACATGACGACGGGATCCCTGGGACAGGGATTGTCCGCGGCTAACGGCATGGCCATGACGGCCAAGCTGGACGGAGCCGATTGGCGGGTCTACGTCATCGCCGGCGACGGTGAAATCGAAGAAGGCCAGATCTGGGAAGCGGCTATGTCAGCAGCTCAGTATAAGCTGGATAACCTGACGCTGTTCATCGACCACAACGGCCTGCAGATCGACGGGTCCAATGAAGAAGTCATGGACGTCATGCCCATTGCCGACAAGTTCCGGGCCTTTCGCTGGAACGTCCTGGAAATCGACGGCCACGATTATGATGCCATCTGCGCTGCATTGCGGCAGGCTCAGGCCGTGAAAGGGAAGCCGACAGTCATCATCGCCCAGACCGTCAAGGGCAAAGGCGTATCGTTCATGGAAAATGCCGTGTCCTGGCATGGCAAGGCGCCGACGAAAGAAGAATGTGAACGGGCGTTACGTGAATTAGGGGGCGAAGGCTGA
- a CDS encoding transketolase family protein produces the protein MAMATRDAYGHLLETELYKNPKIVVLDADLGSSTRSIAFKEVAPERYFDMGISEQDMMGTAAGFAACGKIPLASTFAVFGTGRAFEQIRNSICLPRLNVKICATHAGLSVGEDGATHQSVEDMAIMRSLPNMTVVCPADGAETEAVIRAAVAHDGPVYVRMGRAPVDDIYQHGCPFQWGKGTMLRDGCDAAVIATGLMVQEALKAADILANRGRQVMVIDMAAIKPLDEDLVVAAAKQTGFVVTAEEHSVIGGLGSAVAETLSRRHPTRQAYVGIDDCFGESGKAGELLQKYGLTAEAIVKACLLA, from the coding sequence ATGGCAATGGCAACACGTGATGCTTACGGGCATCTCTTAGAAACGGAATTGTATAAAAATCCCAAGATCGTCGTCCTCGACGCCGACCTGGGCTCGTCGACGCGGTCCATCGCTTTTAAGGAGGTCGCGCCGGAACGCTACTTCGACATGGGCATTTCCGAACAGGATATGATGGGGACAGCTGCCGGCTTTGCCGCTTGCGGCAAGATTCCCCTGGCCAGCACCTTTGCCGTTTTCGGTACAGGCCGTGCTTTTGAACAGATCCGCAACTCCATCTGCCTGCCGCGGCTCAACGTCAAAATCTGTGCGACCCATGCCGGCCTCAGCGTCGGAGAAGACGGGGCGACCCACCAGTCCGTCGAAGACATGGCTATCATGCGCAGCCTGCCGAACATGACCGTCGTCTGTCCTGCTGATGGAGCGGAAACGGAAGCTGTCATCCGGGCGGCTGTCGCCCATGATGGGCCAGTCTACGTGCGCATGGGTCGTGCCCCAGTCGACGATATCTACCAGCATGGCTGCCCCTTCCAGTGGGGGAAGGGGACAATGCTGCGCGACGGCTGTGATGCCGCTGTCATCGCAACGGGACTCATGGTCCAGGAAGCCTTGAAAGCGGCTGACATCCTGGCTAACCGGGGGCGCCAGGTCATGGTCATCGACATGGCCGCTATCAAGCCCCTGGACGAAGACCTGGTCGTCGCTGCGGCCAAACAGACGGGTTTCGTCGTCACAGCTGAAGAACACAGCGTCATCGGCGGCCTGGGCAGTGCCGTGGCAGAAACCTTGTCGCGCCGCCATCCGACCCGCCAGGCCTATGTCGGCATCGATGATTGTTTCGGCGAATCGGGCAAGGCCGGAGAACTCTTGCAGAAATACGGCCTTACGGCAGAGGCCATCGTCAAGGCTTGCCTTTTGGCCTGA